A window of the Pongo abelii isolate AG06213 chromosome 10, NHGRI_mPonAbe1-v2.0_pri, whole genome shotgun sequence genome harbors these coding sequences:
- the NANOG gene encoding homeobox protein NANOG, translating into MSVDPACPQSLPCFEASDCKESSPMPMICGPEENHPSLQMSSAEMPHTETVSPLPSSMDLLIQDSPDSSTSPKGKQPTAAENSATKKEDKVPVKKQKTRTVFSSTQLCVLNDRFQRQKYLSLQQMQELSNILNLSYKQVKTWFQNQRMKSKRWQKNNWPKNSNGVTQKASAPTYPSLYSSYHQGCLVNPTGNLPMWSNQTWSNSSWSNQTQNIQSWSNHSWNTQTWCTQSWNNQAWNSPFYNCGEESLQSCMQFQPNSPASDLEAALEAAGEGLNVIQQTARYFSTPQTMDLFLNYSTNMQPEDM; encoded by the exons ATGAGTGTGGATCCAGCTTGTCCCCAAAGCTTGCCTTGCTTCGAAGCATCCGACTGTAAAGAATCTTCACCTATGCCCATGATTTGTGGGCCTGAAGAAAACCATCCATCCTTGCAAATGTCTTCTGCTGAGATGCCTCACACAGAGActg tctctcctcttccttcctccatgGATCTGCTTATTCAGGACAGCCCTGATTCTTCCACCAGTCCCAAAGGCAAACAACCCACTGCTGCAGAGAATAGTGCCACAAAAAAGGAAGACAAGGTCCCGGTCAAGAAACAGAAGACCAGAACTGTGTTCTCTTCCACCCAGCTGTGTGTACTCAATGATAGATTTCAGAGACAGAAATACCTCAGCCTCCAGCAGATGCAAGAACTCTCCAACATCCTGAACCTCAGCTACAAACAG GTGAAGACCTGGTTCCAGAACCAGAGAATGAAATCTAAGAGGTGGCAGAAAAACAACTGGCCGAAGAATAGCAATGGTGTGACTCAG aAAGCCTCAGCACCTACCTACCCCAGCCTCTACTCTTCCTACCACCAGGGATGCCTGGTGAACCCGACTGGGAACCTTCCAATGTGGAGCAACCAGACCTGGAGCAATTCATCCTGGAGCAACCAGACCCAGAACATCCAGTCCTGGAGCAACCACTCCTGGAACACTCAGACCTGGTGCACCCAATCCTGGAACAATCAGGCCTGGAACAGTCCCTTCTATAACTGTGGAGAGGAATCTCTGCAGTCCTGCATGCAGTTCCAGCCAAATTCTCCTGCCAGTGACTTGGAGGCTGCCTTGGAAGCTGCTGGGGAAGGCCTTAATGTAATACAGCAGACCGCTAGGTATTTTAGTACTCCACAAACCATGGATTTATTCCTAAACTACTCCACGAACATGCAACCTGAAGACATGTGA